One Sporocytophaga myxococcoides genomic window carries:
- a CDS encoding adenylosuccinate synthase, with the protein MAVDILLGLQWGDEGKGKIVDFIAPRYQVVARFQGGPNAGHTLEFDGIKHVLHQIPSGIFHDSIINIIGNGVVLDAIIFKKEIDGLRKYNVNFNKNLFISKKAQLIIPTHRLLDAASENSKGEKKIGSTLKGIGPTYQDKIARQGLRVGDIIASDFKAKYQKLRDAHKTILDFYKFDYSNLEALENEFFEAINHLKTFNFVDSEYFINQLIAEKKTILAEGAQGSLLDIDFGSYPFVTSSNTMAAGACTGLGIAPSHVGEVLGIFKAYCTRVGGGPFPTELDNEHGETLRKQGNEFGSTTGRPRRCGWIDLPALKYAIMLNGVTQLLMMKVDVLNAFDEIKVCTHYKLKDGSVVDTLPFDIVETDITPVYKTFKGWNKSINDYSNSENLPLELNEYIQYIESELGVPVTLISLGPDRKQTILRNIITA; encoded by the coding sequence ATGGCTGTAGATATTTTGTTGGGACTTCAGTGGGGAGATGAAGGAAAAGGTAAAATAGTAGATTTTATTGCTCCGCGTTATCAGGTAGTTGCTCGTTTTCAAGGTGGGCCAAATGCAGGACATACTCTTGAGTTTGATGGTATTAAGCATGTGCTTCATCAGATTCCATCTGGAATTTTTCATGACTCTATTATAAATATCATCGGTAACGGTGTAGTTTTGGATGCTATCATTTTTAAGAAAGAAATTGATGGTCTGAGAAAATACAACGTTAACTTCAATAAGAATCTTTTCATTTCCAAAAAAGCTCAGTTAATAATTCCTACACATAGGCTATTAGATGCGGCTTCTGAAAATTCCAAAGGCGAAAAGAAAATAGGTTCAACTTTAAAAGGTATAGGTCCGACTTACCAAGACAAAATAGCAAGGCAAGGACTTCGAGTAGGTGACATTATTGCTTCGGATTTTAAAGCTAAATATCAGAAGTTAAGAGATGCTCACAAGACAATTCTAGACTTTTATAAATTTGATTATAGTAATCTTGAAGCTCTTGAAAATGAGTTCTTTGAAGCTATTAATCATTTGAAAACATTTAACTTTGTTGATAGTGAATATTTCATTAATCAGCTTATAGCTGAAAAGAAAACCATTCTTGCTGAAGGAGCTCAAGGATCTCTTCTTGATATAGATTTTGGGTCTTATCCTTTTGTTACCTCATCAAATACAATGGCGGCGGGTGCATGTACTGGTTTAGGTATTGCTCCATCGCACGTAGGAGAAGTTTTGGGAATTTTCAAAGCATATTGTACAAGAGTTGGAGGAGGACCGTTTCCAACTGAATTAGATAATGAGCATGGAGAAACATTAAGAAAGCAGGGGAATGAATTTGGTTCTACAACTGGTCGGCCTAGACGATGTGGGTGGATTGATTTGCCAGCTCTTAAATATGCAATAATGCTCAATGGCGTCACTCAATTATTGATGATGAAGGTCGATGTGCTTAATGCATTTGACGAAATAAAAGTATGTACCCATTATAAATTGAAAGATGGTAGTGTTGTAGATACTCTTCCATTTGATATTGTAGAGACAGATATAACTCCAGTATATAAGACTTTCAAAGGTTGGAATAAATCAATTAATGATTATTCGAATTCAGAAAATCTTCCTCTTGAGCTTAATGAATATATACAGTATATTGAGTCTGAACTTGGGGTGCCCGTTACTTTAATTTCTTTAGGTCCTGATAGAAAGCAAACCATTTTGAGAAATATTATTACTGCTTAG